One genomic window of Thermodesulfobacteriota bacterium includes the following:
- a CDS encoding amidohydrolase, with protein MNSADILVSNGIVLTLNTKNLQIKNGSVAIEKDKIVAVGNNDEFATWDVSKVIDATDCIIMPGLINTHTHAAMVAFRGLADDLPLMTWLNDYIFPAESKLDEDKVYHATLHACSEMIMSGTTCFCDMYLFEDAVARAAKRSGMRAVVGEVLYDFPSPNYGPIENGFAYSEMLIEKWKNDPLIKIAVEPHSPYLCSPDLLEKAFSIARAHDLCLVIHAAETESEVKKIKDKYGLTPIGHLADLGVLAPNLLACHCVVLTDDDICLLQQFDVKVAHNPESNMKLASGIAPIPRLLKEGICVGLGTDGCASNNNLDLFQEMDTAAKLHKVNTFDPTVLDSTTTLRMCTIEAARALGLEEITGSLEVGKKADIIILDTKKPHLTPMYNPASHLVYSAKGSDVKTTIINGEVVMEDGRLITLDLENTMDQIRKIAESIRK; from the coding sequence AAAACGGTAGTGTGGCCATTGAAAAAGACAAAATCGTTGCAGTGGGAAATAATGATGAATTTGCAACATGGGATGTCTCGAAAGTCATTGACGCAACCGACTGCATAATTATGCCGGGTTTGATCAATACCCACACCCATGCGGCCATGGTTGCTTTCCGGGGTCTTGCGGACGATCTTCCCCTGATGACATGGCTGAATGACTATATTTTTCCGGCCGAGTCCAAACTCGATGAAGACAAAGTATATCACGCAACGCTTCATGCATGCAGTGAAATGATCATGTCGGGAACCACGTGTTTTTGCGATATGTATCTTTTTGAAGATGCGGTGGCGCGTGCGGCCAAACGTTCGGGAATGCGAGCCGTTGTTGGAGAAGTGCTGTATGACTTTCCTTCCCCCAATTACGGCCCCATTGAAAATGGTTTTGCTTACAGCGAAATGCTGATTGAAAAGTGGAAAAATGACCCTTTAATTAAGATTGCGGTTGAACCGCACTCACCCTACCTCTGTTCACCTGATCTTTTAGAAAAGGCTTTTTCCATCGCCCGGGCCCATGATCTTTGCCTGGTCATCCATGCGGCTGAAACCGAAAGCGAAGTGAAAAAGATTAAAGACAAATATGGTCTGACGCCGATTGGACACCTTGCCGATCTGGGGGTTCTGGCCCCGAATCTTCTTGCCTGTCATTGTGTTGTCCTCACGGATGACGATATCTGTCTTTTACAGCAATTTGATGTAAAGGTGGCCCATAACCCTGAAAGTAATATGAAGCTGGCCTCCGGCATCGCACCGATACCAAGGTTATTAAAGGAAGGAATCTGTGTCGGGCTGGGAACCGATGGGTGTGCAAGCAATAATAATCTTGACCTGTTTCAGGAAATGGATACCGCCGCCAAGCTTCACAAGGTCAATACCTTTGATCCCACCGTCCTGGACTCTACCACCACGCTCAGAATGTGTACCATTGAGGCGGCACGGGCCCTCGGTCTGGAAGAAATCACCGGCTCCCTTGAAGTCGGCAAGAAAGCGGATATCATTATACTGGACACAAAAAAACCGCATCTAACCCCGATGTATAACCCGGCCTCACACCTGGTTTATTCTGCAAAGGGAAGTGATGTAAAAACAACCATCATAAATGGTGAAGTCGTCATGGAAGACGGGAGACTCATTACACTCGACCTTGAAAACACAATGGATCAGATAAGAAAGATTGCGGAGAGTATAAGAAAATGA